From Sphingomonas sp. PAMC26645:
GTATTGGTGCGCTGAAAGGCGGGGCATCGTTGATCGCGCTGTGCCTGGCCGCGTTGCCGCAGGTGCTGCATGCCCAGCAAGCAGACACACTTCCTTCGCAGAGCACGCCGACCCCGGCGGCGCTCGGCCGTACCGCACCTTCAGATCGGGCTGCAGCGGCGAGCGTCGACGCCTCCTCGTTCGGGCTGGCACAGCCCTCCGCAAACGCGCAGGTTCCGTCGGGTGGCGCCGTGCCGACGAAGGCCGAGCAGTCGACTGCGACCCCGCAGGACGAGGCCGCCAACCAGGACATCGTGGTCACCGGCATTCGTCGTAGCCTGCAGAGCGCGCAGGCGATCAAGAAGAATTCAGAAGTCGTCGTAGACTCGATTTCGGCCGAGGATATCGGTGCACTGCCGGACCGTTCGGTCACCGAAGCATTGCAGCGCGTTCCCGGCGTGTCGATCAGCCACTTCTCGGCCGGCGTCGACCCGGACCATTTCTCGACCGAAGGGTCGGGCGTGGTCGTGCGCGGCCTGACCTACACACGGTCCGAGATCAACGGACGCGATTCGTTCAGTGCGAATAACGGTCGTGGCCTGTCGTTCGCCGACGTGCCGTCCGAACTGCTCGGCGGCGTCGATGTGTTCAAGAGCCCGTCGGCGGACATGATCGAGGGCGGCATCGCCGGCACGGTCAATCTGCGGACCCGCCTGCCGTTCGATTCGACGGGCTTGACGCTCGGCGGCACGCTCGAGAACAACTACGGCGATTTCGTCAAGAAGTCGGCGCCGACCGTCTCCGTCCTTGCCAGTGATCGCTGGCACACTGGTATCGGCCAGTTCGGCCTGCTCGGCAGCTTCGTGCGGTCTCAGGTTCGCTCGCGCGCGGACAGCGTGCAGATCTCGAACTGGGGTCAGCGCGTCCTGACGGCGTCGGGTGACCTGTTGCAGCCGCTTGGCGCGAACAACGTCCCGAATGTGGGGACGACCGTTTACGTGCCCCGCGGCGCGGCGATCCGCAGCCAGGAATTCAACCGGACGCGGTACGGCTATTCGGCCGCCGGCCAGTGGCGGAGCAACGACGAGAAGATGACGGCGACTGCGCAGTTCCTGCGGTCGGACTCGCGTGAGGCGTGGACCGAGAATTCGATCGAAGTCGCGACCGACAACGTGCTGGCAGCGGGCGATTCGCAACCATTCCCCGGGACCAGCTTCGCTTATGACGACGACAATGCGTTCACCAGTGGCCTCATCACCGGTCCGAACGGCTATCGCGCCGATCAGGGTGGCGACATGCGTACGCCGACCAATGGCTTGCAGAGCAACAACATCGCGCGCGGCAACACGGCACGTTACATCACCAACGACGCCAGCTTCAACTTCAAGTGGCAGCCGACTATGCGTCTGGGCGTAACCGTCGATTACCAGCACGTCTGGTCGAAGGTTAACGTTACGGATCTCACCGTCTGGGGGACGACCTACCAGAATGCCGACATTCGCTTGAACGGCAGCGACCCGGCCTATGTGAACTTTATTCCCGTCACCAACGGCGCCAACAACTACCAGAACGCGGCACATCCGAGCTACGCAGACCCGTATAACAACTTCTACCGGTCTGCGATGGACCATATCGAGGACAGCAAGGGTAACGAAGACGCCGCGCGCATCGATCTGGACTATTCGTTCCCGGAAGAGAGCTGGCTGACGTCGATCCGCGCCGGCTATCGCTTCTCCGATCGCCAGAACGAAGCGCGGTCGACGGCGTATAACTGGGGCGTGTTAAGCGAGATCTGGGGCGGCGGCGATGGCAGCACGACCGCACCGGGATCGACCGGCGGACCGGTGTGGTTCGACCGCCCGATCGATGGCAATCCGACGACCCGCGACGCGGGTGCGCCGGGACCGCAACAGGCCTTCACCTACGACAATTTCTTCCGTGGGCAGGCCAACGACGCGTCCAACGGTGGCCGGGTATTCTATCCTGGCAGCCAGCTTCAGGATTACGGGACCGCGGTCCAGCAGATCAGCCAGATCGGACGCGAATGGCGCAACTTCACGTCGACCAATTCGGGCGCCGATGGTTGGGTGCCACTTGCCCAGCGTACGGGTGCGATCGCCGGGACGCCTTTCCTGCCGGGCGAGGTCAATCCGGTCAGCGAGCGCAACAACGCCGCCTATGCCGAAGTCCGCTTTGGCAACGACCTGTCGAACGGGTGGAACCTCAGCGGCAACGTCGGCGTGCGATATACCAAGACGCGGCGCGTCTCGTCGGGTTTCTTCTCGTTCCCGAACCAGTCGTTCAATTGCGTTGCGCCCACGGACGGCACCGCGATCTCGCGGTTCTGCGCCTTGCCTGACGCAACACGGGCGGCGGCCGCAGCGTTCCAGAACGGCAATCTCGTGCCCAACAACGCCAAGCTGACCTATGACTACTTCCTGCCCAGCTTCAACGTGAAGCTGGCGGTTGGTGGAGGGCTCCAGTTCCGTGCCGCGTTCAACAAGAGCGTAGCACCGCCCGATTTCGGCCAGACCCGGTCGTTCTACAATGTCGGCCTGACGACCAGCGATCAGACGATCCTGTTCAACGGCGGTCCGGTGGCGATCTTCGACGTCGGCAACCCGAACCTCAAGCCGGTCCGTGCCGACAATTACGATCTGACTGCGGAATGGTATTTTTCGAGCGTGGGTCAGCTGACCTTCTCAGCGTTCGCGAAGAACCTGTACGGCGTACAGTCCGTCGGTACACAGCGCCTGTCGTTCACCAACAATGGCTCGACGTTCGATGCGATCGTCACCACGCCGCTGAACTCGGCGGATACGGGTAAGGTGCGCGGGTTCGAGGTAGGGTATCAGCAGACGTACGGTTTCCTGCCGTCGGTGCTCGGCGGCCTCGGGCTTTCGGCCAACTTCACCTATGTGCACTCTACGGGTGTGTCGCAGCAACAGCTGGACCCGAACGATGCGAACATCGCGGCGGGCTTCATTTCCTCGGTCGATACCGGGAAACTGCCGTTGCAGGGGTTGTCGAAGTACCAGTTCAACATCGGGCCGTTCTATCAGCGCAATGGCCTGGAACTGCGCGCCGCGTATAACTGGCGGTCGCGGAACCTGTTGACGATCCGCGATGCGATCACGCCGTTCGCGCCGGTCTATGCGGAGTCATACGGGCAGCTCGATGCGTCGGTCTTCTACGCGATTACGCCGGCGGTGCGGATGGGCTTCCAGGGCGTGAACCTGACGAACTCGGTGACGCGGACGTCGTACGTGATCAACGACGATCTGCTGACCCGACCGCGCAACTGGTTCATCAACGATCGCCGCTTCACCTTCTCGATCCGCGTCGCGATCAAGTAAGGCGAAAAACCGGCCGGCTGGTTTGGTCGGCTTGATATCCTCCCTTGGGGCGTCCCGGTCGTGCGGGGCGCCTCTTGTGGCGTCAGCGGCGCAACGCTCGTGGTGGCGGCACCGCGGCGCCCATCGGGGCAGGTGCAAACCAGCTCGCCAAATGTACTCCGCACTTGCGTCATATTCCGCAACGGCTCACGGCGCCGACAAGGAATAACCCACGCGGAGAATCCTAATGACCGAGACCGCCGATTACACGCCGCCGAAGATCTGGACTTGGAACAAGGAGAGCGGGGGCAGGTTCGCCAGCATCAACCGCCCGATCGCCGGCGCTACGCATGACAAGGATCTGCCGGCGGGCAAGCATCCGCTGCAGCTCTATTCGCTGGCGACGCCCAACGGGGTGAAGGTGACGGTGATGCTCGAGGAGCTACTCGCGGCTGGTCACACGGGTGCCGAGTATGACGCCTGGCTCATCAAGATCATGGACGGTGACCAGTTCGGCAGCGGCTTTGTCGAGGCCAACCCGAACTCAAAAATTCCCGCACTGGTGGATCGCAGTGGCGAAAGCCCGATCCGGGTCTTCGAGTCTGGCTCGATCCTGGTCTATCTCGCCGAGAAGTTCGGTGCGTTCCTGCCCACCGATGTCGCCAAGCGCGCCGAGGTGCTCTCGTGGCTGTTCTGGCAGATGGGGGCGGGGCCGATGCTTGGCGGCGGGTTCGGGCATTTCTACGCGTATGCGCCGGTTAAGATCGAATATGCGATCGACCGCTTCGCGATGGAGGTGAAGCGGCAGCTCGACGTTCTCGACCGGCGCCTGGGCGAGAGCGAGTATCTTGGCGGCGACGAGTATTCGATCGCCGACATGGCGGTGTGGCCTTGGTACGGTGCTCTGGTGAAGGGGCTGGTCTACGACGCCGCGGAGTTCCTTCAGGTAAACGACTACAAGAACGTCCTGCGCTGGACCGACCTGATCGCTGCACGGCCCGCAGTGGCGCGTGGGCGGATGGTCAACCGCGTGATGGGTGATCCTTCCAGTCAGCTCCCCGAGCGCCACGACGCTGGGGATTTCGATACGCGGACGCAGGACAGGCTCGACGCCGCAGCGGCTGACAACGCGACAGGGTGACGCTTCGCTCAAGGCACTGAGCGGTCGTTACCCGGTCACCGCCTTCGCGACGCAATCAGAGCGACCCAGATCGATGCCTGCTGCGGCATCGATCTGGGTCGGCTTTGCTTAGCCGTCTGCCATGCCCTGAATGACGCGCCGCTCGAATCCGACTTCGCTCTCGATCACCGCGGCGGAGAGGCGTTCGATGACAGCACGCAGGCGGCCGGTCGAAACTGTTGGAGCGGTGAGACGCGGGCCATCGATCGATCGACGTCCCTACTTCACACCAACTCGCTGCGTTTCGTCACCTACGCCGACGACGATCAACGGTAAGGGCAAAACCTTGCTTTAAACGGGGACAGTGAGGCTCGCTGCACGTTCCCGCCACAAAAGCGGTAGCTGGTGACCCCTACGAGAATCGAACTCGTGCTTACGCCGTGAGAGGGCGTCGTCCTAACCGCTAGACGAAGGGGCCGTTAGCAGAAGCGGGCGTCTACGGAATGGGGTGGCAGGCGTCAAGACGCTTGCCGATAATTCCGTAGATGCCCGCCCGTTTTTTCCGGCGCCCATTTTGTTACGCGGCGGCCTTCTTGCGCTCGGCCATTTCCTCGTTGAGCATCTCGGCCAGCAGGAAGGCGAGTTCGAGGCTCTGGCTGGCGTTGAGGCGCGGATCGCAGTGGGTGTGGTAGCGATCCGCAAGCGACTGCTCGGTCACGTCGACCGCGCCGCCGGTGCACTCCGTCACGTTCTGGCCGGTCATCTCGGCATGGATGCCGCCGGCGTGCGTGCCTTCCGCGCGGTGGACCGCGAAGAAGCCGCGGACTTCGGCGAGGATACGGTCGAACGGGCGCGTCTTGTAGCCGTTGGCGGCCTTGACGACGTTGCCGTGCATCGGGTCGCAGCTCCACACCACCGGATGGCCCTCGCGCGTGACGGCGCGGACTAGGCGGGGCAGGTTCGCCTCGATCTTGTCGTAGCCATAGCGCGTGATCAGCGTCATCCGGCCGGGTACGCGGCCTGGGTTGAGCGTGTCGAGCATCCGCAGCAGCGCGTCGGGCTCCAGGCTCGGGCCGCACTTTATGCCGATCGGGTTGCCGATGCCGCGGAGGTATTCGACATGGCTCGATCCCTCGAACCGGGTGCGATCGCCGATCCACAGGAAATGCGCGCTGGTGTCGTACCAGTCGCCGGTCAGCGAATCCTGCCGAGTCAGCGCCTGCTCGTACTGGAGCAGCAGTGCCTCGTGGCTGGTGTAGAAATGCGTCTGCGCAAGCTGCGGCACGGTCTCGGGATCGATCCCGCACGCGGCCATGAACTCGAGCGCCTCGCCGATCCGGTCCGCGGTCTCGGCGTATTTCTTCGACCAGGGGCTGCGGCCCATGAAGTCGTGCGTCCAGCGGTGGACCTGATGCAGGTTCGCGTAGCCGCCTTGTGCAAACGCACGCAGCAGGTTGAGCGTCGCCGCCGACTGCGAATAGGCGCGGATCATCCGCTGAGGGTCGGGCGCGCGCGATTCCGCGGTGAAGGCGATATCGTTGACGTTATCGCCGCGGTACGACGGCAGCTCGACGCCGCCGATCGTCTCGGTATCGGTCGAGCGCGGCTTGGCGAATTGACCCGCCATGCGGCCAAGCTTCACGACGGGGAGCTTCGATGCGAAGGTCAGGACGACCGCCATCTGAAGGATGACGCGGAACGTGTCGCGGATGTTGTTGGCGCTGTGCTCCGCGAAGGACTCGGCGCAGTCGCCACCCTGGAGCAGGAACGCCTTGCCGGCTGCGACTTCGGCGAGCGACGCGGTCAGGTTGCGAGCTTCACCAGCGAAGACGAGCGGCGGGAAGGTCGCAAGCTGGTCGGTCGCGGCGGTCAGCGCTGCTGCGTCGGGATAAGTGGGGAGCTGCCGCGCTTCGTGACGTGTCCAGCTGTCGGGGGCCCAGTTCGCGGCCATATCATGTCGTCCGATTGGTGAATTGTGACGATGGCAATGCGCGAAAACGCCTTTTTGCGCAACGAAGTAAAGCTTGGCCGGCAGCGGCGAAATGCTGCACAGGTCGGTTCAACCGGATGTAGTGGTTAAATCCATTCATCCCGGATTAAAAAATATATGGCGTCTTCGCTGTCCAATCGGCATGGTCCACACATGGACATGCCAATGCGTATCATCATCGCGCTTTCGATCATCGGCGGGGGCATCTTGGTCGGCGTACCG
This genomic window contains:
- a CDS encoding TonB-dependent receptor, with amino-acid sequence MQNVMATANILVASTRIGALKGGASLIALCLAALPQVLHAQQADTLPSQSTPTPAALGRTAPSDRAAAASVDASSFGLAQPSANAQVPSGGAVPTKAEQSTATPQDEAANQDIVVTGIRRSLQSAQAIKKNSEVVVDSISAEDIGALPDRSVTEALQRVPGVSISHFSAGVDPDHFSTEGSGVVVRGLTYTRSEINGRDSFSANNGRGLSFADVPSELLGGVDVFKSPSADMIEGGIAGTVNLRTRLPFDSTGLTLGGTLENNYGDFVKKSAPTVSVLASDRWHTGIGQFGLLGSFVRSQVRSRADSVQISNWGQRVLTASGDLLQPLGANNVPNVGTTVYVPRGAAIRSQEFNRTRYGYSAAGQWRSNDEKMTATAQFLRSDSREAWTENSIEVATDNVLAAGDSQPFPGTSFAYDDDNAFTSGLITGPNGYRADQGGDMRTPTNGLQSNNIARGNTARYITNDASFNFKWQPTMRLGVTVDYQHVWSKVNVTDLTVWGTTYQNADIRLNGSDPAYVNFIPVTNGANNYQNAAHPSYADPYNNFYRSAMDHIEDSKGNEDAARIDLDYSFPEESWLTSIRAGYRFSDRQNEARSTAYNWGVLSEIWGGGDGSTTAPGSTGGPVWFDRPIDGNPTTRDAGAPGPQQAFTYDNFFRGQANDASNGGRVFYPGSQLQDYGTAVQQISQIGREWRNFTSTNSGADGWVPLAQRTGAIAGTPFLPGEVNPVSERNNAAYAEVRFGNDLSNGWNLSGNVGVRYTKTRRVSSGFFSFPNQSFNCVAPTDGTAISRFCALPDATRAAAAAFQNGNLVPNNAKLTYDYFLPSFNVKLAVGGGLQFRAAFNKSVAPPDFGQTRSFYNVGLTTSDQTILFNGGPVAIFDVGNPNLKPVRADNYDLTAEWYFSSVGQLTFSAFAKNLYGVQSVGTQRLSFTNNGSTFDAIVTTPLNSADTGKVRGFEVGYQQTYGFLPSVLGGLGLSANFTYVHSTGVSQQQLDPNDANIAAGFISSVDTGKLPLQGLSKYQFNIGPFYQRNGLELRAAYNWRSRNLLTIRDAITPFAPVYAESYGQLDASVFYAITPAVRMGFQGVNLTNSVTRTSYVINDDLLTRPRNWFINDRRFTFSIRVAIK
- the yghU gene encoding glutathione-dependent disulfide-bond oxidoreductase, coding for MTETADYTPPKIWTWNKESGGRFASINRPIAGATHDKDLPAGKHPLQLYSLATPNGVKVTVMLEELLAAGHTGAEYDAWLIKIMDGDQFGSGFVEANPNSKIPALVDRSGESPIRVFESGSILVYLAEKFGAFLPTDVAKRAEVLSWLFWQMGAGPMLGGGFGHFYAYAPVKIEYAIDRFAMEVKRQLDVLDRRLGESEYLGGDEYSIADMAVWPWYGALVKGLVYDAAEFLQVNDYKNVLRWTDLIAARPAVARGRMVNRVMGDPSSQLPERHDAGDFDTRTQDRLDAAAADNATG
- a CDS encoding 3-deoxy-7-phosphoheptulonate synthase class II encodes the protein MAANWAPDSWTRHEARQLPTYPDAAALTAATDQLATFPPLVFAGEARNLTASLAEVAAGKAFLLQGGDCAESFAEHSANNIRDTFRVILQMAVVLTFASKLPVVKLGRMAGQFAKPRSTDTETIGGVELPSYRGDNVNDIAFTAESRAPDPQRMIRAYSQSAATLNLLRAFAQGGYANLHQVHRWTHDFMGRSPWSKKYAETADRIGEALEFMAACGIDPETVPQLAQTHFYTSHEALLLQYEQALTRQDSLTGDWYDTSAHFLWIGDRTRFEGSSHVEYLRGIGNPIGIKCGPSLEPDALLRMLDTLNPGRVPGRMTLITRYGYDKIEANLPRLVRAVTREGHPVVWSCDPMHGNVVKAANGYKTRPFDRILAEVRGFFAVHRAEGTHAGGIHAEMTGQNVTECTGGAVDVTEQSLADRYHTHCDPRLNASQSLELAFLLAEMLNEEMAERKKAAA